A genomic region of Rhodothermales bacterium contains the following coding sequences:
- a CDS encoding co-chaperone GroES has protein sequence MSEIILVGDRILVDPDSGERQTESGLVLPASVAERDKVRGGRVVRVGPGYIIPNPEFSEAEMWAQKQAVRYLPLQAKPGDYAFFLRKEAIELTFQDHNYVIVSHGAILALIREEPDDLLSGIKPDAEA, from the coding sequence ATGAGCGAAATCATTCTTGTTGGCGACCGCATCCTGGTCGATCCGGACTCGGGAGAGCGGCAGACCGAATCCGGACTGGTGTTGCCGGCAAGCGTCGCTGAGCGGGACAAGGTGCGCGGCGGCCGCGTAGTCCGCGTAGGTCCCGGCTACATCATCCCGAATCCTGAGTTTTCCGAGGCGGAAATGTGGGCTCAGAAGCAGGCCGTGCGGTATCTGCCCCTGCAGGCCAAGCCAGGCGACTATGCCTTTTTCCTGCGCAAGGAGGCCATCGAACTCACCTTCCAGGATCACAACTACGTGATTGTGTCGCACGGCGCCATCCTGGCGTTGATACGAGAGGAGCCCGATGACCTGCTTAGCG